From a single Pseudomonadota bacterium genomic region:
- a CDS encoding Ppx/GppA phosphatase family protein has product MSSSVRDHGPRVLAAVDLGSNSFHMVIARYEDGHLILLDRLREMVRLAEGLDEKLNLSPDVQQRALECLARFGERINTFHPNDVAVAGTNTLRRARDSEMFIARAEAALGHPIEIISGLEEARLVYLGVAHAIPPTKKRRLVLDIGGGSTEFIIGRRFKPERLYSLFMGCVGISKTFFPEGKISRDAWQAARLAVEFEMNPIKGPLRDIGWREVYGSSGTIRTIGRLLQQRDDAQLGIRRKALKELVNEVRSLNHIDEFVDLDLSDKRRPVFAGGLVVLERVFKTLSIDTLYVADYALREGLLYDTIGHWSGEDARERSVKLLARMYDADKIQSRRLDDVSHTLLSQVRDAWQLPRGKSRRLLHWSSRLHEIGLGIAHSHYHRHGAYVIRNADLPGFSREGQQRLAWLVEGHRGRVPALPPLPELSPWRERLPRLLAIFRVATAMVRGRNAGELPRLTASANAANLHLELPNGWLERHPLTQAALREESTRLPALGVRFTFR; this is encoded by the coding sequence ATGTCTTCGTCGGTGCGAGATCACGGTCCACGCGTTCTCGCGGCCGTCGACCTTGGCTCCAATAGCTTTCACATGGTCATTGCCCGATACGAAGACGGGCATCTCATCTTGTTGGACCGGCTGCGTGAAATGGTACGTTTGGCTGAGGGCCTTGATGAGAAGTTGAATCTGTCACCGGATGTGCAGCAGCGGGCGCTCGAATGCCTCGCCCGGTTCGGTGAGCGGATCAACACCTTTCACCCCAATGATGTGGCGGTAGCCGGTACCAATACTTTGCGCCGAGCGCGAGACAGCGAAATGTTCATCGCCCGCGCCGAAGCGGCACTCGGACATCCCATTGAGATCATTTCCGGCCTCGAAGAAGCGCGCTTGGTGTATCTGGGCGTGGCGCATGCCATTCCGCCAACAAAAAAACGCCGTCTTGTGCTCGACATTGGTGGTGGCAGCACAGAGTTTATTATCGGGCGGCGCTTTAAGCCCGAGCGCCTGTACAGTCTGTTTATGGGTTGTGTGGGCATCAGTAAAACCTTCTTCCCGGAAGGTAAGATTTCGCGCGACGCCTGGCAGGCGGCGCGGCTAGCCGTCGAGTTTGAAATGAACCCGATCAAGGGACCGTTGCGCGACATCGGTTGGCGCGAGGTGTATGGCAGCTCGGGCACGATTCGCACCATCGGGCGCTTGCTTCAGCAACGCGACGATGCGCAGCTGGGTATTCGACGTAAAGCGCTCAAAGAGCTCGTCAATGAGGTGCGGTCTCTCAATCATATCGACGAGTTTGTGGATCTTGATCTGAGTGATAAACGGCGCCCGGTGTTTGCCGGCGGACTGGTGGTGCTCGAGCGGGTGTTCAAGACACTGTCTATCGACACGCTTTACGTGGCCGACTACGCGTTGCGCGAGGGATTGCTGTACGACACCATTGGACATTGGTCAGGTGAAGACGCGCGCGAGCGCAGCGTAAAACTTCTAGCGCGGATGTACGATGCCGATAAGATTCAGTCGCGACGACTGGACGATGTGTCACATACGCTGCTCAGTCAGGTGCGCGATGCTTGGCAATTGCCACGCGGCAAATCGCGACGGTTGCTGCACTGGAGCTCGCGACTCCATGAAATCGGCTTGGGTATTGCCCACTCTCACTATCATCGACACGGTGCGTATGTGATTCGCAACGCCGACTTGCCGGGTTTTTCTCGCGAGGGTCAGCAGCGTCTGGCCTGGTTGGTAGAAGGGCACCGAGGACGTGTTCCAGCGCTACCGCCACTGCCAGAATTATCGCCCTGGCGCGAACGATTGCCCCGCCTCCTGGCTATTTTTCGTGTCGCCACGGCGATGGTGCGCGGACGCAATGCCGGCGAGCTGCCGCGGTTAACCGCGTCCGCCAATGCGGCGAATCTGCACCTCGAACTGCCAAATGGTTGGTTGGAAAGGCACCCCTTGACGCAAGCTGCGTTGCGCGAGGAGTCGACCCGGCTGCCGGCACTGGGTGTGCGGTTTACATTCCGCTAG
- a CDS encoding DUF4332 domain-containing protein, which translates to MTVSEFQRLIAEQPFLWLALALVLGVLIGIRLGRWLERSVAASSPSSDALDDHQSTSLSDQAEDVGDLAELVGLETKQIKLLAAQGITGIDDLRSRTDTKQAREALADALQLEDFVVNKWARMADLLSLDGMSPETAEFLVYAGILSTQDLASRNAESVAHKLQNLNEKESRIEQTPTRRQLEAWIASVSAH; encoded by the coding sequence ATGACTGTATCTGAATTTCAGCGTCTTATCGCCGAGCAACCCTTTCTCTGGCTCGCGTTGGCGCTTGTATTGGGTGTGCTGATCGGTATACGGCTGGGACGCTGGCTCGAACGTTCGGTCGCAGCATCCTCGCCATCGTCGGATGCGCTCGATGATCATCAATCGACATCCTTGTCAGATCAAGCGGAGGATGTGGGCGATCTTGCCGAGTTGGTCGGCTTAGAGACCAAACAGATCAAACTGCTGGCGGCGCAGGGCATTACCGGTATTGATGACTTGCGCTCGCGCACGGACACCAAACAAGCGCGCGAGGCGCTGGCCGATGCGCTGCAGCTTGAGGATTTCGTGGTGAACAAATGGGCGCGCATGGCAGACCTGCTCAGTCTCGATGGTATGAGTCCAGAGACGGCGGAATTTTTAGTCTACGCCGGCATCCTGTCGACCCAAGATCTGGCGAGTCGCAACGCTGAGTCGGTGGCGCACAAGCTGCAAAACCTGAACGAAAAAGAAAGCCGCATTGAGCAGACACCAACGCGTCGGCAGCTTGAAGCCTGGATCGCCTCGGTGAGCGCACACTGA
- the erpA gene encoding iron-sulfur cluster insertion protein ErpA: MSDTNMESNTPNPAPVGAPDPLVFTDAAAAKVGELIAEEQNPSLKLRVYITGGGCSGFQYGFTFDENEEDGDAKVENDGVTLLVDPMSIQYLMGAEIDYQEDIRGAQFIIRNPNATTTCGCGSSFSA, from the coding sequence ATGAGTGACACCAACATGGAATCCAACACCCCCAACCCGGCGCCGGTCGGCGCGCCCGATCCGCTGGTGTTTACCGATGCCGCCGCGGCCAAGGTCGGCGAGCTCATCGCGGAGGAGCAGAATCCGTCGCTCAAGCTGCGCGTGTACATCACCGGCGGTGGCTGCTCCGGATTCCAGTACGGGTTTACCTTCGATGAAAACGAAGAGGACGGTGACGCCAAAGTCGAAAACGATGGCGTTACGTTGCTGGTCGATCCGATGAGCATTCAATACCTCATGGGCGCTGAAATCGATTATCAGGAAGACATTCGCGGCGCGCAATTCATTATCCGCAACCCCAACGCCACCACGACCTGCGGGTGCGGTTCGTCGTTCTCCGCCTGA
- a CDS encoding polymer-forming cytoskeletal protein translates to MLGRKKDKRKPKPPKPTTEIDTFIGSSTRVNGDMEFRGGLHIDGYIKGNIQAELESNSVLRISENGVVEGAVSVPQVILDGTVKGDVSAKERVELGANARVIGNVFYNLIEMAIGAEINGKLIHEPAGQPAIVNPTTVNVDDEELVQVPGSKSA, encoded by the coding sequence ATGTTAGGCAGGAAAAAAGACAAGCGTAAGCCCAAGCCCCCAAAGCCCACCACCGAGATCGATACCTTTATCGGTTCGAGCACGCGCGTGAATGGCGATATGGAGTTTCGTGGTGGCTTGCACATTGATGGCTACATCAAAGGCAATATTCAGGCCGAACTCGAGTCCAACTCAGTACTGCGAATCAGTGAGAATGGGGTGGTCGAGGGCGCCGTCAGTGTGCCGCAGGTGATTCTCGATGGCACCGTCAAAGGTGACGTGTCTGCCAAAGAGCGTGTTGAGCTTGGTGCCAACGCGCGCGTGATCGGCAACGTATTTTACAACCTGATCGAAATGGCTATTGGGGCCGAAATCAATGGTAAACTGATACACGAGCCAGCGGGCCAGCCGGCGATTGTCAACCCGACCACGGTCAATGTGGACGACGAAGAGCTGGTGCAGGTGCCGGGCAGCAAGTCGGCCTGA
- a CDS encoding RNA pyrophosphohydrolase, whose product MSLSDSPVIHGIDKDGFRANVGMVICGEDGRVFWGRRSGQSGWQFPQGGINPGEKPIDAMYRELQEEVGLEPDQVVLLGSTRRWLRYKLPERYQRRNVENKCIGQKQLWYLLQLKVPDTAFRFDLFDEPEFDQWRWVTYWYPINHVIYFKRNIYKRALRELDPFRDVDTHSQSNLA is encoded by the coding sequence ATGTCTCTATCCGATTCACCCGTGATTCACGGCATCGACAAAGACGGATTTCGTGCCAACGTTGGCATGGTGATCTGCGGCGAAGACGGTCGCGTGTTTTGGGGGCGTCGGTCGGGGCAGTCCGGCTGGCAGTTTCCACAGGGCGGGATCAACCCGGGCGAAAAACCCATCGACGCGATGTACCGCGAACTCCAAGAGGAGGTGGGTCTTGAGCCAGATCAAGTGGTGTTGTTAGGCAGCACTCGTCGATGGTTACGCTACAAATTGCCCGAGCGCTACCAGCGTCGTAATGTTGAAAACAAGTGCATTGGACAAAAGCAGTTGTGGTATCTACTTCAGCTCAAAGTGCCCGACACCGCGTTTCGCTTCGATCTGTTTGACGAACCGGAGTTTGATCAGTGGCGCTGGGTGACGTACTGGTATCCGATCAACCATGTGATCTACTTTAAGCGCAACATCTATAAGCGTGCGCTGCGCGAACTTGACCCCTTTCGCGACGTCGACACCCACTCCCAATCCAATCTTGCTTGA
- a CDS encoding DUF6776 family protein yields MASPKLVVKQHQPLRAGVIWGVAVLMAVGASYLMYEYGRYRGGYDSREAKTTEAELRRQLDELSQSNGQLREQIALLETAKKIDDEAHENVESMLGDLQADVQKQKQELAFYRSIMAPEEGKRGLRIQEFRLTPAGADSQFRMRLVLVQAAAKHDRRVSGTVTMSIEGARDGAQTSYNVADLINGEEADDLGFSFRYFQNFDRQLVLPDGFVPQRVNVEVSPKGRVADVIKQSFDWSVKSS; encoded by the coding sequence ATGGCCTCACCCAAACTCGTTGTCAAACAACACCAGCCCCTGCGCGCCGGCGTGATTTGGGGCGTGGCGGTATTGATGGCGGTCGGCGCTTCGTATCTCATGTATGAGTACGGTCGCTACCGAGGCGGGTACGACAGTCGAGAGGCGAAAACCACTGAAGCCGAGCTGCGCCGGCAGCTTGACGAACTGAGTCAGTCGAATGGTCAGTTGCGTGAACAAATCGCCCTGCTAGAAACGGCCAAGAAGATAGACGACGAAGCCCATGAGAACGTGGAGTCCATGCTCGGCGATCTGCAGGCTGATGTGCAGAAGCAAAAGCAGGAGTTGGCGTTCTATCGCAGTATTATGGCCCCTGAAGAAGGCAAGCGAGGTTTGCGCATTCAGGAATTTCGACTTACACCAGCGGGTGCGGACAGCCAATTTCGCATGCGCCTGGTGTTAGTACAGGCGGCTGCGAAACACGATCGCCGTGTGAGTGGCACGGTCACTATGTCTATTGAAGGCGCCCGCGACGGCGCCCAAACGAGTTACAACGTTGCCGATTTAATCAACGGTGAAGAAGCCGATGACTTAGGTTTTTCGTTTCGCTACTTCCAAAACTTCGACCGTCAGCTGGTGCTGCCGGACGGGTTTGTGCCGCAGCGAGTCAATGTTGAGGTCAGTCCGAAAGGTCGCGTTGCGGACGTTATCAAGCAAAGCTTTGACTGGTCGGTCAAGAGCTCTTAG
- the hemJ gene encoding protoporphyrinogen oxidase HemJ, whose product MLWVKAFHIIFVVSWFAALLYLPRLFVYHADTLDQAGHDRFVIMERKLFILMTIAGIGATVFGLWTLMLVPTYLHSRWMQLKLALFLLLVAYHVYCFVLKGRFARRENTYSHRFYRLFNEAPALLLIAIVILVVVKPF is encoded by the coding sequence ATGCTCTGGGTGAAAGCATTTCATATCATTTTTGTGGTGAGTTGGTTCGCCGCGTTGCTCTATTTGCCACGGTTGTTTGTGTATCATGCGGATACACTGGACCAGGCCGGCCATGATCGGTTCGTGATCATGGAGCGTAAGTTATTCATTTTGATGACAATTGCGGGCATTGGGGCAACGGTATTTGGGCTCTGGACGCTCATGCTGGTACCCACCTATCTTCACTCCCGCTGGATGCAACTCAAGCTCGCGCTCTTTCTTTTGCTCGTCGCATACCACGTCTACTGTTTTGTGCTCAAAGGGCGCTTTGCCCGGCGTGAAAACACCTACAGCCATCGCTTCTACCGACTGTTTAACGAGGCGCCCGCTCTGTTGCTCATCGCGATCGTCATTTTGGTGGTGGTCAAACCCTTCTAG